The Akkermansia muciniphila genome contains a region encoding:
- a CDS encoding TIM barrel protein produces the protein MLVFSTCWNSHRHQDGEEMIDEILSLGFDHVELSHGIKLSLLPGIMKAVEAGKVQVVGVHNYFPAPIDEVGDAPDSRPFTADLPQVRSKAVELTKKSMEQGAALGAGYIVLHMGTVEPLVKRTDTAHLQSLARQGMVGTESFAGTKGEFVRRRNRLAPVYLERAREAIRQLLPGAAELGVKLGIEGRSHYEQVPSEDEMALLMQEFGENPFIGYWHDFGHIQRKHNLLILNHEQFLRKMSSHLIGGHVNDVKWPARDHQVPLLGGGVPFERLLPFFPRGVPLVWELSGRASAEDIRAARVLWAEKFPQTLD, from the coding sequence ATGCTGGTATTTTCTACATGCTGGAATTCCCACCGTCACCAGGACGGGGAAGAGATGATTGATGAAATCCTCTCCCTGGGATTTGACCATGTGGAGCTTTCCCACGGCATCAAGCTGTCCCTCCTGCCGGGTATCATGAAGGCGGTGGAAGCAGGGAAGGTGCAGGTGGTCGGCGTTCATAATTATTTCCCCGCTCCGATTGACGAGGTGGGGGACGCACCGGACAGCAGGCCGTTTACGGCGGATCTGCCCCAGGTGCGCAGCAAGGCGGTTGAACTGACGAAAAAATCCATGGAACAGGGCGCGGCCCTGGGGGCCGGATACATTGTCCTGCACATGGGTACGGTGGAGCCTCTGGTGAAGCGTACGGATACGGCTCATTTGCAGAGCCTGGCGCGGCAGGGAATGGTGGGAACGGAGTCTTTTGCCGGAACCAAGGGGGAGTTTGTGCGCCGCCGCAACCGGCTGGCTCCCGTTTACCTGGAGCGCGCCCGTGAAGCCATCCGGCAGCTTCTTCCCGGCGCCGCGGAACTTGGCGTAAAACTGGGCATAGAGGGGCGCAGCCATTATGAGCAGGTTCCCAGTGAGGATGAAATGGCCCTGCTGATGCAGGAGTTTGGAGAAAATCCCTTCATTGGTTACTGGCATGACTTCGGCCATATTCAGAGAAAGCACAATCTGCTCATCCTGAATCATGAGCAGTTTCTTCGCAAAATGTCCTCCCATTTGATAGGGGGCCATGTGAACGACGTCAAGTGGCCGGCCCGGGACCATCAGGTCCCCCTGCTGGGCGGCGGGGTGCCGTTTGAACGCCTGCTGCCCTTTTTCCCGCGTGGAGTCCCGCTGGTCTGGGAACTTTCAGGCCGCGCCTCCGCGGAAGACATCCGCGCGGCGCGCGTGCTGTGGGCTGAAAAATTCCCGCAGACGCTGGACTGA
- the panB gene encoding 3-methyl-2-oxobutanoate hydroxymethyltransferase — MNQSLEKAERIRACKNRRHVTLVTGYDYPTGRLLDEAGVDIVLVGDSVGMVLLGFPDTTHVTLDHMLHHVEAAARGVKNALLVGDMPIHTYDTVEEAVQSARRLFQAGADAVKLEGGASQAEKIRAIVDSGIPVVGHIGLLPQKVLEEGGYKIKGKSSAEAEALVRDVKAVAEAGACAVVVEGVTPHAARQITVHSPIPTLGIGSGAHTCDGDVVVIHDLVGAFPWFVPAFVKPRADVAGSMTAAVKEWMKDSYTEPGSIKSS; from the coding sequence ATGAATCAATCTCTTGAAAAAGCGGAACGCATCCGCGCCTGCAAGAACAGGCGGCACGTGACGCTGGTAACCGGTTATGACTATCCTACGGGGCGCCTCCTGGACGAAGCCGGCGTGGACATTGTCCTGGTAGGGGATTCCGTGGGAATGGTGCTTCTGGGGTTCCCGGATACCACCCACGTGACGCTGGACCATATGCTCCACCACGTGGAAGCTGCGGCTCGCGGCGTAAAGAACGCTCTGCTGGTGGGGGATATGCCCATTCATACCTATGATACGGTGGAGGAGGCCGTGCAATCCGCCAGGCGGCTGTTTCAGGCCGGAGCGGACGCCGTCAAACTGGAAGGTGGGGCATCCCAGGCGGAGAAGATCCGCGCCATTGTGGATTCCGGCATTCCCGTGGTGGGGCACATCGGCCTTTTGCCGCAGAAGGTACTGGAGGAAGGCGGTTACAAGATCAAGGGGAAATCCTCCGCGGAGGCGGAAGCCCTGGTGAGGGACGTAAAAGCCGTGGCGGAGGCGGGAGCCTGCGCCGTGGTCGTGGAAGGAGTAACGCCCCATGCGGCCCGTCAGATTACCGTCCATTCCCCCATCCCCACGCTGGGCATCGGATCCGGCGCCCATACGTGTGACGGGGACGTGGTGGTGATTCATGATCTGGTGGGCGCATTCCCGTGGTTTGTTCCCGCTTTCGTTAAACCCCGCGCGGACGTGGCCGGCAGCATGACTGCCGCCGTCAAGGAGTGGATGAAGGATTCCTATACGGAGCCGGGTTCCATCAAATCATCATAA
- the folK gene encoding 2-amino-4-hydroxy-6-hydroxymethyldihydropteridine diphosphokinase — translation MKRAGIALGSNLGDKNSLMVQARDHLLQMSLSDDPFLQSSLYATSPQGCPHGADDYLNAVVEFTWPGTVEELLVHCQGIERALGRVRSGIRCEPRTADVDIIYVGDMVVNDSPRLILPHPRAHLRKFVLKPLSDIRPDLILPRQDKTVAELLAELDTDEADPLLVSERW, via the coding sequence ATGAAGAGAGCCGGAATCGCACTGGGTTCCAATCTTGGGGACAAGAACAGCCTGATGGTCCAGGCCCGGGACCATTTGCTGCAGATGAGCCTGTCCGACGATCCTTTTTTACAATCCTCCCTGTATGCTACCAGTCCCCAGGGCTGCCCGCACGGCGCGGATGATTATTTGAATGCCGTGGTGGAGTTTACCTGGCCGGGCACGGTGGAAGAGCTGCTGGTGCACTGCCAGGGTATAGAACGTGCATTGGGACGCGTCCGCTCCGGCATCCGCTGCGAGCCCCGTACTGCGGACGTGGACATCATTTATGTGGGAGACATGGTGGTGAATGATTCCCCGCGCCTGATCCTTCCCCATCCCAGGGCCCATCTCAGAAAGTTTGTCCTGAAACCTCTTTCCGATATCAGGCCGGACCTCATTCTGCCGCGGCAGGATAAGACGGTTGCCGAGCTGCTGGCGGAGCTGGATACGGATGAGGCTGATCCTCTCCTGGTTTCGGAACGCTGGTAA
- the dapB gene encoding 4-hydroxy-tetrahydrodipicolinate reductase, with the protein MISILVTGISGRMGQAVQEAVTQNPDTCVGATHDQGQELYPALAKCDVVIDFSHHAFTSTLLAEAVVNNKPLVIGTTGHTALERQEIMDAAASIPIVFASNYSAGVNALFWLTRKAAQILGGSCDIEVMEMHHRHKIDSPSGTARTLAEILSGAIGRNYEDSVVFGREGLVGPRPDKEIGMHSLRGGDVVGDHTVVFASDGERLELTHKASSRMTFAAGAVRAALWLQGKEPGLYTMEDVLGLSEL; encoded by the coding sequence ATGATTTCCATTCTTGTTACAGGTATTTCCGGCCGCATGGGCCAGGCCGTCCAGGAGGCGGTGACGCAGAATCCGGACACTTGCGTAGGCGCTACGCATGACCAGGGCCAGGAGCTCTATCCGGCCCTCGCTAAATGCGACGTCGTCATTGATTTTTCCCACCATGCCTTCACCAGCACCCTGCTGGCTGAAGCCGTGGTCAATAACAAGCCCCTGGTGATCGGCACCACGGGCCATACGGCTCTGGAACGGCAGGAAATTATGGATGCAGCCGCATCCATCCCGATCGTTTTTGCCTCCAATTATTCCGCAGGGGTGAACGCCCTGTTCTGGCTGACGCGCAAGGCGGCCCAGATTCTGGGGGGCAGCTGTGACATTGAAGTGATGGAAATGCACCATCGCCACAAGATAGACTCTCCTTCCGGCACGGCCCGGACCCTGGCTGAAATTTTGTCCGGCGCCATTGGCCGGAATTATGAGGACAGCGTGGTCTTTGGCCGTGAAGGCCTCGTAGGCCCCCGTCCGGACAAGGAGATAGGCATGCATTCCCTGCGTGGGGGTGATGTGGTGGGTGACCATACCGTGGTGTTTGCCTCTGACGGCGAACGCCTGGAACTGACCCATAAGGCATCCAGCCGCATGACGTTTGCTGCCGGAGCGGTTCGCGCCGCCCTCTGGCTCCAGGGAAAGGAACCGGGACTGTACACCATGGAAGATGTCCTGGGCCTGTCTGAACTGTAA
- the dapA gene encoding 4-hydroxy-tetrahydrodipicolinate synthase — translation MLPSKVMKFQGLYTAIVTPFIGGRVDEEAFRMLVEAQVAAGVAGIVAVGTTGESPTLTVKEHLRVIELAVKYAAGRIQVIAGTGANATAEAIHMTQEAEKMGVDGTLQVCPYYNKPSQDGVYAHFKAIADATRLPIMLYSIPGRCGIEISVETVGRLARDCPHIICVKEAGGSVDRVNQLMQVVPEDFTVLCGDDGLTVPFMACGASGLVSVASNLVPGIMNSIVKAGLDRNMGEMLSLQKTFYPLMKGLMTLDSNPVPIKAALALRGDIQPGVRLPLVPLPEEKEAQLSALLQRFNVL, via the coding sequence ATGCTTCCAAGTAAAGTTATGAAGTTTCAAGGTCTTTATACAGCAATTGTGACTCCTTTTATCGGCGGCCGTGTCGATGAAGAGGCTTTTAGAATGCTTGTGGAAGCCCAGGTTGCTGCCGGCGTGGCCGGCATTGTGGCCGTCGGCACCACGGGAGAATCCCCCACCTTGACTGTAAAAGAGCACTTGAGGGTGATTGAACTGGCCGTCAAGTATGCTGCGGGCCGCATCCAGGTGATCGCCGGCACGGGGGCCAATGCTACTGCAGAGGCCATCCACATGACGCAGGAGGCGGAAAAGATGGGCGTGGACGGCACTCTTCAGGTATGCCCTTATTACAACAAGCCTTCCCAGGATGGCGTTTATGCCCACTTCAAGGCCATTGCGGACGCCACCAGGCTCCCGATCATGCTTTACAGCATTCCGGGCCGCTGCGGCATTGAGATCAGTGTGGAGACGGTTGGCCGCCTGGCCAGGGACTGCCCCCATATCATTTGCGTGAAGGAGGCAGGCGGCAGCGTGGACCGCGTGAACCAGCTCATGCAGGTGGTTCCTGAAGATTTTACCGTTCTTTGCGGTGATGACGGCCTGACGGTGCCCTTTATGGCCTGCGGAGCCAGCGGTCTGGTTTCCGTGGCCTCCAACCTGGTTCCCGGCATCATGAATTCCATCGTGAAGGCCGGACTGGACCGGAATATGGGAGAAATGCTTTCCCTCCAGAAGACGTTTTATCCCCTCATGAAGGGATTGATGACGCTGGACAGCAACCCGGTCCCGATCAAGGCGGCCCTGGCGCTGAGAGGCGATATTCAGCCCGGCGTGCGCCTCCCCCTGGTTCCTTTGCCGGAAGAGAAGGAGGCCCAGCTTTCCGCTCTTCTTCAACGTTTCAACGTTCTTTAA
- a CDS encoding thioredoxin-like domain-containing protein, whose product MPLLAASPEKKENKTAAPAEALPTLSLEGLPEVWLQGTPVKEWEKDKVYIFEFWATWCGPCLAAMPHMEQLHQAFKDNPLIQIIGVNVMDRKTPEALKEFIKNRPTPLNYTMAVDVDGKKTREKWLEPRKVNGIPHAFAVKNGRLIWRGHPAQLSEKTMQAMLKPDFSAASLPAKGPDAGAHEWQRYRETSQKVRELVEKDGKQGAQALLKQVQDSGKFPQDQVIQLKMIPFLVLAGQGKFEEAQSVLNDVSKEYPDDYRVQIDIAGTLMEGKSVPAGKMDAALVERCLNRCIEISRKSNKEASLPWRMMAELRERQGNMKEALQDMEKALSLTSISRAWTKLQKLSGTTETFQSLVDQAAAEMKPEPPRKKQELGPVQEDEQYTPLFSKLDWVNHPALAGLPSGKTVFISFWRWSPAQGGLWSDGAPGRALDVVLKKYGLLDHPGVKAVVLDVIPSDKKQVKEYLDSPEGWTAYPVGVPSDRSVAELFESLKLDSFPAAAVIRDGTLLWAGEIKRMPEWVAETARRDSFDKNQFAEEEAKRKARQQAMQAVIKKSFELRREKKFDEYKKLIEENAERFVDDGWFASTVAEVQAGKAWREKDYQKVADIFDQVLERFPKEDSVASYLLKILNGSDEMRGYNYKAARHALQIMKDSNTRDDGGYNAACYEVMMNMAMEKKDYAQAKKDALNALRELPLMRQYAAMKKKQAEA is encoded by the coding sequence ATGCCTTTGCTGGCTGCTTCTCCTGAAAAAAAAGAAAATAAAACAGCCGCTCCGGCGGAAGCCCTTCCCACGCTTTCCCTGGAAGGATTGCCGGAGGTATGGCTGCAGGGAACGCCCGTAAAGGAGTGGGAAAAAGACAAGGTGTATATCTTCGAATTCTGGGCTACGTGGTGCGGGCCGTGTCTCGCGGCGATGCCCCATATGGAACAGCTCCATCAGGCATTCAAAGATAATCCGCTCATCCAGATAATCGGGGTCAATGTCATGGACAGGAAGACCCCGGAGGCGCTGAAGGAATTCATCAAGAACCGTCCTACTCCCTTGAACTATACCATGGCGGTGGACGTGGATGGGAAGAAAACCAGGGAGAAATGGCTGGAACCACGGAAGGTAAACGGCATCCCCCACGCCTTTGCCGTTAAAAATGGCCGGCTCATCTGGCGCGGACATCCCGCACAGCTTTCAGAAAAAACCATGCAGGCCATGCTGAAACCGGATTTTTCCGCAGCTTCCCTTCCGGCAAAAGGGCCGGATGCGGGCGCCCATGAGTGGCAGCGTTACCGTGAAACGTCGCAAAAGGTGCGTGAGCTTGTGGAAAAGGACGGGAAACAGGGAGCCCAGGCGTTGTTGAAGCAGGTTCAGGATTCCGGAAAATTCCCGCAGGACCAGGTAATTCAACTGAAAATGATTCCGTTCCTCGTGCTCGCGGGACAGGGCAAATTTGAGGAAGCCCAGTCGGTACTGAATGATGTAAGCAAGGAATACCCGGACGATTACCGTGTGCAGATTGATATAGCCGGAACCCTGATGGAGGGAAAATCAGTGCCTGCCGGCAAGATGGATGCCGCTCTGGTGGAGCGGTGCCTGAACCGCTGTATTGAAATCTCAAGGAAATCCAACAAGGAAGCGTCCCTGCCATGGCGTATGATGGCGGAACTCCGGGAGCGGCAGGGAAACATGAAAGAAGCGCTTCAGGATATGGAGAAAGCGCTTTCCCTGACCTCCATCAGCAGGGCGTGGACGAAGTTGCAAAAGCTTTCCGGCACTACGGAAACATTCCAATCCCTGGTGGACCAGGCTGCTGCGGAAATGAAGCCGGAACCTCCCCGGAAGAAGCAGGAGCTGGGCCCGGTGCAGGAAGACGAGCAATACACGCCCCTTTTCAGCAAGCTGGACTGGGTCAACCATCCCGCACTGGCCGGGCTGCCTTCCGGCAAAACCGTATTCATCAGCTTCTGGAGATGGTCTCCGGCGCAGGGCGGCCTGTGGAGCGACGGGGCTCCGGGGAGAGCGCTTGATGTAGTCCTGAAAAAATACGGTCTTCTGGATCATCCGGGGGTTAAGGCCGTGGTGCTGGACGTGATCCCGTCGGACAAAAAGCAGGTAAAGGAATACCTGGACAGTCCGGAAGGGTGGACCGCCTATCCCGTCGGTGTTCCGTCGGATCGTTCGGTGGCGGAGCTTTTTGAATCCCTCAAGCTTGACTCGTTCCCGGCGGCTGCCGTCATCCGTGACGGAACGCTGCTGTGGGCTGGTGAAATTAAAAGGATGCCCGAGTGGGTGGCGGAAACGGCCCGGAGGGACTCTTTTGACAAAAATCAATTTGCGGAAGAGGAGGCGAAGCGCAAGGCCCGGCAGCAGGCCATGCAGGCGGTTATCAAAAAATCCTTTGAACTGCGCCGAGAAAAGAAATTTGATGAATACAAAAAGCTGATTGAGGAAAACGCCGAGAGATTTGTCGACGACGGATGGTTTGCATCTACAGTGGCGGAAGTGCAGGCGGGAAAAGCCTGGAGGGAGAAGGACTACCAAAAGGTGGCGGATATCTTTGACCAGGTGCTGGAGCGTTTTCCGAAGGAAGACTCCGTGGCCTCCTATCTTCTGAAAATCCTGAACGGGTCGGATGAAATGCGGGGATACAACTATAAAGCAGCCCGCCATGCTCTCCAGATCATGAAAGACTCCAATACGCGGGATGACGGCGGTTATAACGCGGCTTGCTATGAAGTCATGATGAACATGGCGATGGAGAAAAAGGACTACGCCCAGGCGAAAAAGGACGCTTTGAATGCACTCCGGGAATTGCCCCTCATGCGTCAATACGCGGCCATGAAGAAAAAACAGGCGGAAGCTTAA
- the ybeY gene encoding rRNA maturation RNase YbeY, with protein MKPHLELYDHLEEGRLSPSVTEALYSALEASLPAVLALPEGPVPVLSGLHEVEISVVGDEAIRDVHARFLNDPTVTDVITFPHGDGMGEIIVSYDTAIRQAAEFKEPVYRELFRYMVHGLLHLHGYIDTEPEERERMFSRQEPLVHEFGAALAGMSTPDNH; from the coding sequence ATGAAACCGCATCTTGAACTCTATGACCATCTGGAAGAGGGGCGCCTCAGCCCGTCCGTAACGGAAGCCCTGTACAGCGCCCTGGAGGCCAGCCTCCCCGCCGTGCTGGCGCTGCCTGAAGGCCCCGTGCCCGTCCTCTCCGGCCTGCACGAGGTGGAAATAAGCGTAGTGGGCGATGAAGCCATCCGGGACGTGCATGCCCGTTTTCTGAATGATCCCACGGTGACGGACGTCATCACCTTCCCCCACGGAGACGGGATGGGTGAAATCATCGTCAGCTATGATACCGCCATCCGGCAGGCGGCGGAATTCAAGGAGCCGGTATACAGGGAGCTATTCCGGTACATGGTGCACGGCCTGCTCCACCTGCACGGCTACATTGACACGGAGCCGGAGGAAAGGGAACGCATGTTCTCCCGGCAGGAACCACTGGTGCATGAATTCGGGGCTGCCCTGGCTGGCATGTCTACCCCGGACAACCATTGA
- a CDS encoding HDIG domain-containing metalloprotein gives MFHFLKKHAAAAVKDGKTAEEASSAPRSPGDRLDSNVAVSAGLCILVFIILQWMGSYSPHWGKSLWHNVSEAFLLFSVTLALMPMYWLCAGSLRKKNKTFVVTWGAILLQLLFFGLIRHVTANITSDIGNELLYLPYMMAPLIVTVLLGPLLGMFATIAICMLGGFFILPAQYVPEKQVQFWILSSLSGMLTVLLTHNLRNRAQLLRAGFFVGLLIMVLCCIMGVINLQAWDYNLVGVLVCLAVAFGVSMLTSVLISGVLPIIEGVFKIITPISWLEMADMNRPLMKRLQMEAPGTFHHCLMVAQLAEAAAEAIGANPIECRVAAYYHDIGKMQNPLYFIENIMDGPNPHDELTPSMSARIIIDHVHDGVELARANNLPRPLVDVIEQHHGTSLAYFFYRKALQYRDEILGRVESGLASPDDVPEVVESNFRYKGPNPQSKETGIVSLADIVESATRSMGKISCEEMQKRVDELLKQRVVDGHLDDCGLTFGDLKKIRNSFIQTLKSIHHNRIAYPSHNPEAKIEKPVLPPVEAKEEDRKPEKEEQESKAVPEIMELPDTGAGNPEKPGKADEKDGTDTEKNETAS, from the coding sequence ATGTTTCATTTTCTGAAAAAACATGCCGCAGCAGCGGTAAAAGACGGAAAAACCGCGGAAGAGGCTTCTTCCGCGCCACGCTCTCCGGGAGACCGCCTGGACTCCAACGTGGCAGTATCCGCGGGCTTGTGCATTCTGGTCTTCATCATCCTGCAGTGGATGGGCAGTTACAGCCCCCATTGGGGAAAATCCCTGTGGCACAATGTATCTGAAGCCTTCCTGCTCTTCTCCGTAACGCTGGCGCTGATGCCCATGTACTGGCTCTGCGCCGGATCCCTGCGGAAAAAGAACAAAACCTTTGTCGTCACCTGGGGGGCCATTCTGCTTCAGCTCCTCTTCTTTGGCCTCATCCGCCATGTGACGGCCAACATTACGTCGGACATAGGCAACGAACTCCTGTACCTGCCTTACATGATGGCCCCGCTGATTGTGACGGTGCTGCTGGGGCCGCTGCTGGGCATGTTCGCCACCATCGCCATCTGCATGCTTGGCGGATTCTTCATTCTGCCGGCGCAATACGTGCCGGAAAAACAGGTCCAGTTCTGGATATTGAGCTCCCTGTCCGGCATGCTCACGGTGCTGCTCACCCATAATCTGAGAAACCGGGCGCAATTGCTGCGGGCCGGCTTCTTTGTGGGGCTCCTGATCATGGTTCTGTGCTGCATCATGGGGGTCATCAACCTCCAGGCCTGGGACTACAACCTGGTGGGCGTGCTGGTGTGCCTGGCTGTGGCGTTTGGCGTGAGCATGCTGACCAGTGTGCTGATCAGCGGCGTGCTGCCCATCATTGAGGGCGTCTTTAAAATCATCACGCCCATTTCCTGGCTGGAAATGGCGGACATGAACCGCCCGCTCATGAAGCGGCTGCAAATGGAAGCTCCGGGAACCTTCCACCACTGCCTGATGGTCGCCCAGCTGGCGGAAGCAGCGGCGGAAGCCATCGGCGCCAACCCCATTGAATGCAGGGTGGCCGCCTACTACCATGACATCGGCAAGATGCAGAACCCCCTTTACTTCATTGAAAACATCATGGACGGCCCCAATCCCCATGATGAGCTGACGCCCAGCATGAGCGCCCGCATCATCATTGACCACGTCCATGACGGGGTGGAACTGGCCAGGGCGAACAACCTTCCGCGGCCGCTGGTGGACGTCATTGAACAGCACCACGGCACGTCCCTGGCCTACTTCTTCTACAGGAAGGCCCTTCAATACCGGGATGAAATCCTGGGCAGGGTGGAAAGCGGGCTGGCCTCTCCGGATGATGTGCCGGAAGTGGTGGAATCCAACTTCCGCTACAAGGGCCCCAATCCCCAAAGCAAGGAAACGGGAATCGTCAGCCTGGCGGACATTGTGGAAAGCGCCACGCGCTCCATGGGGAAAATCTCCTGTGAGGAAATGCAGAAGAGGGTGGATGAACTCCTGAAGCAGCGGGTGGTGGACGGCCATCTGGACGACTGCGGGCTCACCTTCGGGGACCTCAAGAAAATCCGCAACAGCTTCATTCAGACGCTGAAAAGCATTCATCACAACCGCATTGCCTATCCTTCCCACAATCCGGAGGCAAAAATTGAAAAACCTGTGCTTCCCCCGGTGGAAGCAAAGGAAGAAGACCGGAAACCGGAGAAGGAGGAACAGGAAAGCAAAGCGGTTCCTGAAATCATGGAACTGCCTGATACCGGTGCCGGAAATCCGGAGAAGCCCGGAAAAGCGGATGAAAAGGACGGGACGGATACGGAGAAAAATGAAACCGCATCTTGA
- the plsX gene encoding phosphate acyltransferase PlsX, with the protein MKIALDVMGGDNAPDINLDGAKRALQDFPLIEKIYLVGREDVVRDSCDRWGLSGPRVEIVPAAEVVEMNESGLLAVRQKKNSSMSVSVDLVKSGDADAVVSAGNTGAAVAAATIKLRLLNGVERAGIVTQLPNEFGVCNVTDTGANPEAKPRHLVGYAVMASILARSVYGKPVPKVGVMSNGSEDEKGTDFTKGTFCLLKHLEERGALPFKFVGNVEGHDLFEHEIDVALTDGFTGNVLLKTCEATAKAFSKWLKEELQANPLRMMGAACASGAFRAMKARLSADSVGGSPLLGVRGVTIIAHGSSSPAAIRNALRVSMEMVQQGVNPLIEEEMARLGPIPEVSEVYPK; encoded by the coding sequence ATGAAGATTGCACTGGATGTGATGGGCGGCGACAATGCGCCTGATATTAACCTGGACGGGGCAAAGCGTGCCCTGCAGGATTTTCCTCTCATTGAAAAAATCTACCTGGTGGGGAGGGAAGACGTGGTGCGTGATTCCTGTGACCGCTGGGGCCTTTCCGGTCCGCGTGTGGAAATCGTTCCCGCTGCGGAAGTGGTGGAAATGAATGAATCCGGCCTGCTGGCGGTGAGGCAGAAGAAAAACTCCTCCATGTCCGTCTCCGTGGACCTGGTCAAATCCGGAGACGCGGACGCCGTGGTCAGCGCGGGCAACACGGGCGCGGCCGTAGCGGCGGCCACCATCAAGCTCAGGCTGCTCAACGGTGTGGAACGCGCGGGAATCGTGACCCAGCTTCCCAATGAATTCGGCGTTTGCAATGTGACGGATACCGGCGCCAACCCGGAGGCCAAGCCCCGGCATCTGGTGGGCTACGCCGTCATGGCCAGTATCCTGGCCCGTTCCGTTTACGGCAAGCCGGTGCCCAAGGTAGGGGTCATGAGCAATGGCTCCGAGGATGAAAAAGGAACGGACTTTACCAAGGGAACTTTCTGTCTCTTGAAGCATCTGGAGGAGCGCGGCGCGCTCCCTTTCAAATTTGTGGGCAATGTGGAGGGCCACGATCTTTTTGAGCATGAAATAGACGTGGCGCTGACGGACGGTTTTACCGGAAACGTGCTGCTGAAAACCTGCGAGGCCACCGCCAAGGCGTTCAGCAAGTGGCTGAAGGAGGAACTTCAGGCGAATCCGCTCCGCATGATGGGAGCCGCCTGCGCTTCCGGCGCATTCCGCGCCATGAAAGCGCGCCTTTCCGCCGACTCCGTGGGGGGCAGTCCCCTGCTGGGCGTCCGGGGCGTGACCATCATCGCCCACGGGAGCTCCTCTCCCGCCGCCATCCGCAATGCCTTGAGAGTCTCCATGGAGATGGTGCAGCAGGGTGTCAATCCCCTCATTGAAGAGGAGATGGCCAGGCTGGGCCCCATTCCGGAGGTCTCCGAAGTGTACCCTAAATAA
- the rpmF gene encoding 50S ribosomal protein L32, protein MAAPKRRTSKMKQRTRLAAQAWRAPKLRKCQNCGSSTPGHTACPNCGTYTTRSGKEIVVKAEA, encoded by the coding sequence ATGGCAGCACCTAAGCGCAGAACGTCCAAGATGAAGCAGCGTACCCGCCTTGCCGCGCAGGCATGGCGCGCTCCGAAGCTCCGCAAGTGCCAGAATTGCGGCAGCAGCACCCCCGGTCATACCGCCTGCCCCAATTGCGGTACGTATACGACCCGTTCCGGCAAGGAAATCGTGGTGAAGGCGGAAGCGTAA
- a CDS encoding DUF177 domain-containing protein, with product MKRLLVELENLPEAGKKYSGELDSEIFGIDDEEVNSIGPLAFDLYVQRFENELFVRGNISAPFKFRCVRCLGYFDYVVEVNEFAASFEIDSQSVVDVSDSMREEIVLDFPAYPKCADGGMENDCMAKTPYFGVDKEGVTGVNSSAPSKNSGVWDALNELGDHH from the coding sequence ATGAAAAGATTGCTGGTAGAGCTTGAGAACTTGCCGGAAGCGGGGAAGAAATACAGCGGTGAGCTGGATTCCGAAATCTTCGGCATCGATGATGAAGAGGTCAATTCCATTGGGCCTCTTGCTTTTGACCTGTACGTGCAGAGGTTTGAGAACGAATTATTCGTGAGGGGCAATATTTCCGCCCCGTTCAAATTCCGCTGCGTGCGGTGCCTGGGCTACTTTGACTACGTGGTGGAGGTAAATGAATTTGCCGCTTCTTTTGAAATTGATTCACAGAGTGTTGTGGACGTTTCAGACTCCATGCGCGAGGAAATAGTCCTGGATTTTCCGGCGTACCCGAAATGTGCGGACGGGGGCATGGAAAACGACTGTATGGCGAAAACTCCATATTTTGGGGTGGACAAAGAGGGGGTAACGGGTGTAAACAGTTCTGCCCCGAGCAAGAATAGTGGCGTGTGGGACGCCCTCAATGAGCTGGGGGATCATCATTAA
- a CDS encoding histidine triad nucleotide-binding protein produces MAATLFEKICSGDIPADIVYQDEQCVCFRDISPQAPEHLLLVPRKPIPRLSEAGEEDGALLGHMMLAAGRIARSLGLDGNGFRLVINNGPDAGEAVPHLHMHLLAGRKLEWPPG; encoded by the coding sequence ATGGCCGCCACGCTATTTGAAAAAATCTGTTCCGGGGACATCCCCGCGGATATTGTTTACCAGGATGAACAGTGCGTCTGTTTCCGGGACATCAGTCCCCAGGCGCCGGAACATCTCCTGCTGGTTCCGCGCAAGCCCATTCCCCGGCTTTCCGAGGCAGGGGAGGAAGACGGCGCCCTGCTGGGCCACATGATGCTGGCCGCCGGGCGCATTGCCAGGAGCCTGGGCCTGGACGGGAACGGCTTCCGCCTGGTCATCAACAACGGGCCGGACGCCGGGGAAGCGGTGCCCCATCTGCACATGCACCTGCTGGCGGGCCGCAAGCTGGAATGGCCTCCCGGTTAG